In Euphorbia lathyris chromosome 10, ddEupLath1.1, whole genome shotgun sequence, a single genomic region encodes these proteins:
- the LOC136209305 gene encoding iridoid oxidase-like, with protein MEWNFSSYLVWYTLFYLITLILILKNFRNRAKPRPPGPRAWPIFGNIFDLGALPHQTFHKLRSKYDALIWLKLGSTNTLVIQSAKAAEHIFKNHDVQSSDRKVPDAFTAHNYHQGSLSLCRYGSNWRNRRRLVTLGLMTSMKIKDSTNLRRQCIDKMIRFIEEDAAAGEIVVSRYVFVMAFNLMGNLIFSKDLVDSRSEEGCEFFDAMDMVMKWGGMPNLVDFFPSLRVFDPQRIRKNMEFDLGRTLKIVEKFVMERIEDRKSMKERDVKDFLDTILEDEKNGKEGFDNVYTHDMLILILEMFFGGTETMSGTTEWLMVELFRNPESMRKVKEEVTQVVGPKRKVEESDLDELPYLQAIIKETLRLHPVIPLLIARNTLEETKFMEYVIPKDTQVFVNTWAIGRDPDVWEDPLSFKPERFLGSNIDYIGQNFELLPFGSGRRICVGFPLAHRILHFTIASLLHGFDWEIDTNSYAKAIDMNEKFGFTVKKLIPFRAIPKKIISNSSS; from the exons atggagtGGAATTTTAGTTCTTATCTTGTTTGGTACACTCTTTTCTATTTAATAACTCTGATTCTAATTCTGAAAAACTTCAGAAACCGCGCCAAACCGCGACCACCAGGGCCACGAGCTTGGCCAATCTTCGGTAACATCTTCGATCTAGGAGCATTACCACACCAAACTTTCCACAAACTCCGATCAAAATACGATGCCCTAATTTGGTTAAAACTCGGTTCCACTAACACACTCGTTATTCAATCAGCAAAAGCCGCCGAAcatattttcaaaaatcacgaTGTTCAATCATCGGACAGGAAAGTTCCTGACGCTTTCACAGCTCATAATTACCACCAGGGATCTCTTTCTCTATGCCGGTACGGCTCCAATTGGCGCAACCGACGCCGTTTGGTCACACTCGGTCTCATGACCAGCATGAAAATCAAAGATTCCACTAATCTCCGGCGACAATGCATCGACAAGATGATACGATTCATCGAGGAAGACGCAGCCGCCGGAGAAATAGTGGTGTCTAGGTATGTTTTTGTTATGGCATTTAATTTGATGGGAAATCTGATTTTTTCCAAGGATCTTGTGGATTCTCGTTCGGAGGAAGGTTGTGAGTTCTTTGATGCGATGGATATGGTGATGAAATGGGGCGGGATGcctaatttggttgatttttttcCGAGTTTGAGAGTGTTTGATCCGCAGAGGATTAGGAAGAACATGGAGTTTGATTTGGGAAGAACTTTAAAGATAGTGGAAAAGTTTGTGATGGAAAGGATTGAAGATCGGAAATCAATGAAAGAAAGAGATGTTAAAGACTTTCTGGATACAATTTTGGAGGATGAAAAGAATGGAAAAGAAGGATTTGATAATGTCTACACTCATGATATGCTCATACTCATATTG GAAATGTTTTTTGGTGGAACAGAAACTATGAGTGGAACTACTGAATGGTTGATGGTGGAGTTGTTCCGCAATCCTGAATCAATGAGAAAAGTTAAAGAAGAAGTCACTCAAGTTGTCGGACCCAAAAGGAAAGTTGAAGAGAGCGACTTGGATGAACTTCCGTATTTGCAGGCAATAATTAAAGAAACATTGAGATTACATCCCGTAATTCCATTGTTAATTGCACGAAACACATTAGAAGAAACAAAATTCATGGAATATGTCATACCTAAAGATACACAGGTCTTTGTAAATACATGGGCAATAGGAAGAGACCCGGATGTTTGGGAGGATCCGTTGAGTTTTAAGCCTGAAAGATTTTTAGGCTCTAATATTGATTATATAGGGCAAAACTTCGAGTTACTTCCGTTTGGATCTGGAAGACGGATTTGTGTTGGCTTTCCATTGGCTCATCGGATACTTCACTTCACAATTGCATCTTTGCTTCACGGTTTCGATTGGGAGATTGATACGAATTCTTATGCAAAGGCCATAGACATGAatgaaaagtttggatttacagTTAAGAAGCTTATACCGTTTAGAGCAATACCAAAGAAGATCATTTCAAATTCATCATCATAA